The following are encoded together in the Brassica napus cultivar Da-Ae chromosome A9, Da-Ae, whole genome shotgun sequence genome:
- the LOC106415713 gene encoding F-box protein At4g09920-like isoform X2 has translation MSGFICQSCCIPLLSIFSKSLCLDSADVENCRLGLCVCKEMDRISGLSDELLVKILLFVPTKVAVSTSILSKRWECLWMWLPKLKYGHMYCSESEWEKLQCFLDRNLPLHRAPVIESFRLELFNTRLKPENIKMWLVLALSHSLRELEIVYVSYPNRLNILPSNLFTCKSLVILKLGGRILLDVTRLVSLPSLKTLRLLKVKYFKDETLQRLLSNCPILEDLMVDLHERDTTTTKFTALVPSLRRLTLRIPDNPHIDGFMIETPALKYFKLSGNIRNYHYCSIENMPNLIEAHLDVEFPDIKSLIGSATSVKRLTLCSKTLLAEGFVLNQLEHLEVCTCPMIFSNQLVRLLKASPKLKRLDISVVNVWMNGTSQVLFLNVCCRVYKVSAGRGNTQENHKREILWFTF, from the exons AT GTCGGGGTTTATCTGTCAGAGTTGTTGCATACCTTTGCTATCCATATTCTCTAAG TCTTTGTGTCTAGATTCTGCCGACGTTGAGAACTGTAGATTGGGTTTGTGTGTTTGTAAAGAGATGGACAGAATCAGTGGATTGTCTGATGAACTGCTTGTTAAGATACTACTATTTGTTCCGACAAAAGTTGCTGTGTCCACAAGCATCTTGTCCAAACGGTGGGAGTGTCTTTGGATGTGGTTGCCCAAACTTAAGTACGGTCATATGTATTGTTCAGAGTCTGAATGGGAGAAGCTACAGTGTTTCCTTGACAGAAACCTGCCATTACATAGAGCTCCTGTTATCGAAAGCTTCCGTCTTGAATTGTTTAATACACGTCTTAAACCGGAGAATATCAAAATGTGGCTTGTATTAGCTCTTTCTCACTCCCTACGTGAGCTGGAGATAGTCTATGTGTCATATCCGAATAGGCTAAACATTTTGCCGAGTAACTTGTTTACCTGCAAATCGCTCGTGATCTTGAAACTGGGTGGCAGGATCCTCTTGGATGTTACTCGATTGGTctctcttccctctctcaaAACTCTGAGACTTCTTAAGGTGAAATACTTTAAGGACGAAACTCTTCAACGGCTTCTATCTAATTGCCCTATTCTTGAAGATCTGATGGTGGATTTACATGAGCGTGATACTACTACGACAAAGTTTACTGCTCTTGTTCCATCTTTGCGGAGATTGACACTCCGTATACCGGATAATCCTCATATAGATGGGTTTATGATAGAAACTCCTGCTTTAAAGTATTTCAAACTTAGTGGTAATATTAGAAATTATCACTACTGTTCGATTGAGAACATGCCTAACCTGATCGAGGCGCATTTAGATGTTGAATTCCCTGATATCAAGAGTCTTATTGGATCAGCCACTTCTGTCAAGCGTCTTACACTATGTTCAAAG ACTTTGCTTGCTGAAGGTTTTGTCTTGAACCAACTTGAACACTTAGAGGTATGTACATGCCCAATGATTTTCTCCAATCAACTTGTCCGGCTGCTCAAAGCTTCTCCTAAGTTAAAGAGACTAGACATTTCCGTCGTCAAT GTATGGATGAATGGAACCAGCCAAGTACTGTTCCTGAATGTTTGTTGTCGAGTCTACAAAGTCTCAGCTGGTCGGGGGAATACACAGGAAAACCACAAGAGAGAGATATTGTGGTTTACATTTTGA
- the LOC106415713 gene encoding FBD-associated F-box protein At4g10400-like isoform X1 has protein sequence MSGFICQSCCIPLLSIFSKSLCLDSADVENCRLGLCVCKEMDRISGLSDELLVKILLFVPTKVAVSTSILSKRWECLWMWLPKLKYGHMYCSESEWEKLQCFLDRNLPLHRAPVIESFRLELFNTRLKPENIKMWLVLALSHSLRELEIVYVSYPNRLNILPSNLFTCKSLVILKLGGRILLDVTRLVSLPSLKTLRLLKVKYFKDETLQRLLSNCPILEDLMVDLHERDTTTTKFTALVPSLRRLTLRIPDNPHIDGFMIETPALKYFKLSGNIRNYHYCSIENMPNLIEAHLDVEFPDIKSLIGSATSVKRLTLCSKTLLAEGFVLNQLEHLEVCTCPMIFSNQLVRLLKASPKLKRLDISVVNHHKPIGMDEWNQPSTVPECLLSSLQSLSWSGEYTGKPQERDIVVYILKHALHLKTATIKSYESAVPKFEMLKELSLSSRASAACQLMFD, from the exons AT GTCGGGGTTTATCTGTCAGAGTTGTTGCATACCTTTGCTATCCATATTCTCTAAG TCTTTGTGTCTAGATTCTGCCGACGTTGAGAACTGTAGATTGGGTTTGTGTGTTTGTAAAGAGATGGACAGAATCAGTGGATTGTCTGATGAACTGCTTGTTAAGATACTACTATTTGTTCCGACAAAAGTTGCTGTGTCCACAAGCATCTTGTCCAAACGGTGGGAGTGTCTTTGGATGTGGTTGCCCAAACTTAAGTACGGTCATATGTATTGTTCAGAGTCTGAATGGGAGAAGCTACAGTGTTTCCTTGACAGAAACCTGCCATTACATAGAGCTCCTGTTATCGAAAGCTTCCGTCTTGAATTGTTTAATACACGTCTTAAACCGGAGAATATCAAAATGTGGCTTGTATTAGCTCTTTCTCACTCCCTACGTGAGCTGGAGATAGTCTATGTGTCATATCCGAATAGGCTAAACATTTTGCCGAGTAACTTGTTTACCTGCAAATCGCTCGTGATCTTGAAACTGGGTGGCAGGATCCTCTTGGATGTTACTCGATTGGTctctcttccctctctcaaAACTCTGAGACTTCTTAAGGTGAAATACTTTAAGGACGAAACTCTTCAACGGCTTCTATCTAATTGCCCTATTCTTGAAGATCTGATGGTGGATTTACATGAGCGTGATACTACTACGACAAAGTTTACTGCTCTTGTTCCATCTTTGCGGAGATTGACACTCCGTATACCGGATAATCCTCATATAGATGGGTTTATGATAGAAACTCCTGCTTTAAAGTATTTCAAACTTAGTGGTAATATTAGAAATTATCACTACTGTTCGATTGAGAACATGCCTAACCTGATCGAGGCGCATTTAGATGTTGAATTCCCTGATATCAAGAGTCTTATTGGATCAGCCACTTCTGTCAAGCGTCTTACACTATGTTCAAAG ACTTTGCTTGCTGAAGGTTTTGTCTTGAACCAACTTGAACACTTAGAGGTATGTACATGCCCAATGATTTTCTCCAATCAACTTGTCCGGCTGCTCAAAGCTTCTCCTAAGTTAAAGAGACTAGACATTTCCGTCGTCAAT CATCATAAGCCTATAGGTATGGATGAATGGAACCAGCCAAGTACTGTTCCTGAATGTTTGTTGTCGAGTCTACAAAGTCTCAGCTGGTCGGGGGAATACACAGGAAAACCACAAGAGAGAGATATTGTGGTTTACATTTTGAAGCATGCTCTTCACCTAAAGACTGCAACTATCAAGTCATATGAATCGGCTGTTCCAAAATTTGAGATGTTAAAGGAGTTGTCACTTTCTTCTAGAGCTTCAGCAGCATGCCAACTCATGTTTGATTGA